The DNA window AGGGCAAACTCAGAGAACCCTAATCCAAGTGCCCTACAAATCTGCAAATCACATCCATTAGGAAGTAAAGCATTAAGAGAAAACCTATTTTGGcatacagtgttttaaaaacatttaaaagcattGTTCACAAGCAAGGCCTTAAAGATACATACCTATACGTATttctacatgtatatatatatttgatatatataaagTCTATATTTGATTAGGATGATTTCcgagatatgtgtgtgtgtgtgtgtgtgtgtgtatattcagGACGATATGAGATGAGATCTCAGAAATCATCCTGGTGAAGTAATCagactttttaatttaatggcTGAAGAGACCTTAAATATTAGCAATATAATTTTCCATTACTGATGGTAGCATCAATACTTCTTTAGGGAAAAACCTAAAGAAGGATAAAGTTGGTATGTTTGTGCTCCCTTCATCCCATGTCATGTGTTTGAGGAAATCGGGACGGCCGCGGGGTTGTGCAGGGTACTGCTCATTCCACGAAGCCTTTATCCCACATCAAGGTTAAAACTTCCACACGTTTCCATTGGCTGAATGACTGCATACATTAATGCCATTCAGAACAGCTTTAACTTGCACAGTAGCCTTCAGAATCCTGTGACTAAGCTTCTAAATTGGCCTGGAAGGCACATTCGCAGAGGAGTTGCCGTATCTCTACACCACTTAATGTCTTCAATCCCCCCTCCGTCCTTCCATTATCATCATCACAGGCAGCTGAGGTTTCTCCTTCAAAATCAAAAGCCCTTGGAGAATAGTCCTGCTTAGAGCTATGGGTCGCTGAAAATGCATGATATGGCATGTCTCTCTCATTTACATTTTGATTAAGTGAAAGCCTCTTAATTTGGGTCATTATTGATACATAAATCTGTAGAGAAAATGAACATGCATTTGTAATGTAACCAACATTACATGATTTATTGTTCTTATAATGTGTAAATACAGAAGGGATAAAAGCCAGAGTCCAGCTCTCAGATGCCCTGGAAATGAAGCACCACTAGGGGACTGACGGGGCGCACCCACATGCTTTGAGCTCTGAGTGAATCGGTGCAGGCTCGGCGCTCACCTCTCATAATCACTTGCACTGAACTAGGTCTCCGATTTTAAAAACCACCATTCATAAATCTGTCTACTCTATACGACTGACCTTTCTGTGGAGGGTTTGTGAGTGGTAAAATAAAAGGCTCGAAATGGGTTTCCATACCTGATTGTGGACTTTGTTTGGGGATTTTGGCTACCGCTTGAGGGCTGGAGGTGGAGTGCGTTGGTTGGTTGGCAGAGCCATGGATGCTGCTGGGGACGGCTGCGGAGACGTTCTTGCGGGGCTTCATATCCTGCAGCCACATGGGCGAGGCTTCGAAGGCCTGCATTCTGCGGGCATGGCTGTTGGCATTGACTTTCAGATAGGCCTGGGCCTTGTGTTCCTGAAGCTCCCCGTAGTTGGCATCAGTCACCCTGCACTCGTATAAGCCTTCATCCTTTTTCCTCACTTTGGAAATCTGAAGCTTGTGGGAGATGTCATTGCCTTGGACTTTCACTGTCTGAAAAAttgcaggtaaaaaaaaaataaagtgttacaTCAAATGATTTTGTTCCCATTTTTTACCCTGAGCTTGCTAATATTGGAAAGCTGAAGGGTCTTAATGGTCCCATAGCCATAGTGAAGgagctttttatttccttaatgtcACATCTGAAGGCCTTGGCTATCCTATTCCACCAACCACTGCACTTGCAGACTCGGGGGCATAATTAGTTCAATGCAGCCAGTGCCAGATTCTGTCAGCCACGTGCCCCCCATTGTCTACATGCCAGTAGCAGCTCCTTCATTTTTCCATCATGGGATTGGCCTCTGCCTGCTTAACTCAGTTCAATGAAGCACAAACCAATAAGGCCAACTGTATAGGTGAAACAACCTCTTTTCTGCCCTGTGGGCTATAAACTAACCCCCTCAACTCTGAGACGTCACAAAAATATTTCGTTGGTCACGAGTTTGAGTGAGAATGCACTTGCATCCCCACACCGGGATGACTACTAAAGGTGCTATTAATGAACgtggatattaatatttttcttcttaaattttagaTGCAGTCTTGCCTCTAGTCATGGGGTGGCATGGCTTGGGGTACAGCTTCATATCACCTGAAGTCTTCTTGCTCAAAGTATGTATCCCATGCCATTATAGGGACTTTATGCTACAGGGACTTGGGATGCTATCGATAAAACACTGGCTTGATTTTCAAAATTGAAATTggctttcttatttcttctaataaGTTTTATTCCAGATTAATAGCAAGATCATATATCTGATAGatatattagatatatgattttatattatatatcctatattatatatatataagcatctTTATCAGAGCAGTTAGGTTTAATACATAATCACATGTTCTTCACAACTGAGACAATGATAGGGTTCATAAGACATTTGGGATTCAAGAATTTGGTTGATTTtgaaagatacagaaaagaaatgaaggaggccaaaagttattttttctgctaatGGCCACTACACTTTCAAACGGCTATAAATTACTAGGAAAACCTGAGAAGCACTCATCTGTTTTTACATATAGaggtatatatacaaataatttccAATATTTGAACCCTATGggtttatgtgtatataaaattacatataaatatactaatactataaaaatggaaatgaatacTTCCACATTTATTCTGGGTTAAATCTCCTAACAAGTTTGAGGTAGCTAGAGTATTtatattattatcccattttatagttgagtaaactgaggcttgggGTGTTTGGGTCAGTGATTTTCAACACTGAgtgtacattagaatcacctggggtgcTACTAAAAATACTGGCATGTGGAGTAATGCAGAAATATTAAGTCTGCATCTGTAGAGGGTGGAGCTTATATCAGTATTTTATAACAACTCTCCTGGGAATTCAAAGTTAATAACTATTGGTTGAGAACAtatgttcaaggtcacacagtgggtAAACAGGGAACAAACTACTTTCTGCCTCAGTTTGTGTCTAAAACTCTCTTCTACTCATTAACTTTTATGCATTATTGGCATAGGTAATACTATCAACAGTTGTGTGTGTAATCATGTTTCTCCATGTATGCATCAGGGGTCAGGATGTATGAGACTAATTTTGTTACTGGCCTTTAGATGATAGGGGGACGGGTGAAGGGTGAAGGAAGAATAGTCACCAAGCAATCTATgtagttatatatgtatgtgaaaaataaaataattaagaaaaaactaTATTTTACCAATAAAGCTTTTCTAATATTGTAGGAAAACAACAGCTTCTGTGATGTAAGAATAATTGAAGTATTCTAAAAAGTCAGtaattttatgagttttaaaTCAGAGTCCATGGTTGATATttcatctttgtcatttttttcttccctgttgAGATTACACATTTAGATCACAGAACTACATTCTGTGTAtaatatatttgtacatttttagttATGATGTAACTCCAATCTTCTACCACTTTACGCTATTGTAAGagccttaaaatacattttcttttaaaatgtaggtcATTGGGATTTTagatttctaaaaacaaataataacaatatgttTATGCTTAACAGATTTCCTCCTTTTGTATTTCATACCTATTTCGTTTCTATTTATCAAATGAAgcagtattattaatattaactgATGCTATGCGGCTTCATTTGAGGTATAGTAAAAAAATAagactttcactttttaaattttatgcacTTATTAAAAGTAATAAGCAAtagtgtggaactgtaagtttaCATTTTCAATAGGTCAAGCTCCTATAATAAtggttttacatttatattgGCTTTTggcattatatttatatattcttaataaCAGCACTGGAAATACATTCCATGCATTAAAGTGACATTCAAAATTTAGTTGCTTAATTTCATCACAGTTTCAGTATCCCGTTGgatgctttatatttttctccctaaaaattttttcctatgttaGTATTTTACTTTCtaccaaaatataattatttccataATTTTGAATAGATATTAGCATTGTATTTACTCTTACTGTTAGGTAAGTTacaaaaagcaaggaaagaaagtgTCACACAACCTCTCTGGATAGCAAACGATCCTCTAGAATGTTTAGACATTTACGTgactaaaatatgtaattttatttagggACTCTAAACGTGCTTCCATTTGTATGTATCTAATGAGGCAAGCAAGGGGCACCCGGCTGTCCGGCTGTCCTGCAGCGCTGGCAAGCCGCCTTGTCGGGGACAGGGAGGGGCTGTGCGTCCCGGGCCTGGGCCAGCGGCCCTCGGCGCGCCCCCGCACTCACGCTGATCTTGGTCCCGTCGCTGTCCGGGTCTCTGTCGGGCAAGAGCTCCACCTGCGGGCAAGGAGCGAACACTCAGTCCCGGGCCAGGCCCGCCCGACCACCCGCCCCCAAGCGA is part of the Nomascus leucogenys isolate Asia chromosome 17, Asia_NLE_v1, whole genome shotgun sequence genome and encodes:
- the VSTM2A gene encoding V-set and transmembrane domain-containing protein 2A isoform X4, with product MMGIFLVYVGFVFFSVLYVQQGLSSQAKFTEFPRNVTATEGQNVEMSCAFQSGSASVYLEIQWWFLRGPEDLEPGAEGAGAQVELLPDRDPDSDGTKISTVKVQGNDISHKLQISKVRKKDEGLYECRVTDANYGELQEHKAQAYLKVNANSHARRMQAFEASPMWLQDMKPRKNVSAAVPSSIHGSANQPTHSTSSPQAVAKIPKQSPQSVHAKTFMSTRAKLAS
- the VSTM2A gene encoding V-set and transmembrane domain-containing protein 2A isoform X6 → MAAGTKARKLVLGHFTFTHAGRPTRGSRATSGRASAWVNTRKRPGGSRPRLRSAASAPQGQRRDGPGDSAAMAWGGALARQRPGQRRDQDQLKVQGNDISHKLQISKVRKKDEGLYECRVTDANYGELQEHKAQAYLKVNANSHARRMQAFEASPMWLQDMKPRKNVSAAVPSSIHGSANQPTHSTSSPQAVAKIPKQSPQSGMETHFEPFILPLTNPPQKGQSYRVDRFMNGGF
- the VSTM2A gene encoding V-set and transmembrane domain-containing protein 2A isoform X5 → MMGIFLVYVGFVFFSVLYVQQGLSSQAKFTEFPRNVTATEGQNVEMSCAFQSGSASVYLEIQWWFLRGPEDLEPGAEGAGAQVELLPDRDPDSDGTKISTVKVQGNDISHKLQISKVRKKDEGLYECRVTDANYGELQEHKAQAYLKVNANSHARRMQAFEASPMWLQDMKPRKNVSAAVPSSIHGSANQPTHSTSSPQAVAKIPKQSPQSDLCINNDPN
- the VSTM2A gene encoding V-set and transmembrane domain-containing protein 2A isoform X3 codes for the protein MMGIFLVYVGFVFFSVLYVQQGLSSQAKFTEFPRNVTATEGQNVEMSCAFQSGSASVYLEIQWWFLRGPEDLEPGAEGAGAQVELLPDRDPDSDGTKISTVKVQGNDISHKLQISKVRKKDEGLYECRVTDANYGELQEHKAQAYLKVNANSHARRMQAFEASPMWLQDMKPRKNVSAAVPSSIHGSANQPTHSTSSPQAVAKIPKQSPQSGARIATSHGLSVLLLVCGFVKGALL
- the VSTM2A gene encoding V-set and transmembrane domain-containing protein 2A isoform X2, whose product is MMGIFLVYVGFVFFSVLYVQQGLSSQAKFTEFPRNVTATEGQNVEMSCAFQSGSASVYLEIQWWFLRGPEDLEPGAEGAGAQVELLPDRDPDSDGTKISTVKVQGNDISHKLQISKVRKKDEGLYECRVTDANYGELQEHKAQAYLKVNANSHARRMQAFEASPMWLQDMKPRKNVSAAVPSSIHGSANQPTHSTSSPQAVAKIPKQSPQSAKSKSPVKSTERTAKLTLNSKHHPAPTVL
- the VSTM2A gene encoding V-set and transmembrane domain-containing protein 2A isoform X1; this translates as MMGIFLVYVGFVFFSVLYVQQGLSSQAKFTEFPRNVTATEGQNVEMSCAFQSGSASVYLEIQWWFLRGPEDLEPGAEGAGAQVELLPDRDPDSDGTKISTVKVQGNDISHKLQISKVRKKDEGLYECRVTDANYGELQEHKAQAYLKVNANSHARRMQAFEASPMWLQDMKPRKNVSAAVPSSIHGSANQPTHSTSSPQAVAKIPKQSPQSGMETHFEPFILPLTNPPQKGQSYRVDRFMNGGF